TCCTTTATGTCCACCCCCATCCTTGCCCACCTCTGAGTAATTAATGCAGGGAGACTCCCAGGCTACATACAGTACTTACCTTTGGGCCAAAGACCAGCACAAGGGCCACCCTACCTATATAGGACACTACACAGCATTGCCCTTAAACAGCActttcttgctgtttttattatATGCAATCCAACTTTTTCAACATGGAGCTCAAGGCCATATCCCTGACgactttcccttcttttcccacTCCCATGGATTCCAGTTTGGCGATCCTTTCCTGTAGTGCTGCCGCAGTCTCCAGCCTACCAAGCGGGCACCACAATACCAGACGTTTTTAACCACCCATAAACACATCACACTACCACAGACACAAGAAGTTAGGCCCTGGTGGATAGAGAGCCAGTCCTTGCAGGGTAATTTCAGTATAGTTGTCTATCTTTATTGATACACCACCGCACACATGAGGGAAACAGtgcttttctggaaaagattggAGTCCATCACATTTCGGATGTGGAAGTAAACCCTGATGTGGGCAAGGGACTCTGGCAGTCGGAGCAGCTGCAGTAGGGCTCAGAGGAGCAATCCCTCTTCACGGAAGGTATTTGGGAACTGATCATCCCCTCCAGGTCCTTCACTTTGGTTTCCACCATCTGAagttttttcagaattttctcttGCAGACCCAAGGACAGGAAGAGCTTATTGTCTTGACTCGGGAGAACAGTTCCTTCTGGGTTGACCAGAAAAGCCTGAAAAAAATCTGAGCCCTTCTTGTAAAGCTTGTAGAGAGTGATTACAAAAAGCAGTATTctctaaaataaaacagaagttgAACGTTACTTGTTTATTCATGTGAAATGCCACGGTTTACTAtagatgcaaaataaaatgaaaacctaaTAGTAACAATAATCCCTCATTCCTATGCCAAGCCTCCTGTTTAACAAAACATCTGcacatctattttgttttttggtcttcACCACAAAACAGAGTGGCAGGCAGGTCAGGgattattatttgcatttaactAATAAAGACTATAATAATAGATACCATTTGCTGAAATTTTGCCACATGCAGGGGCTCTGTGCTAGGAGTTTCCTTGCCTATGCATGACCTATTTATGTAGAAAAAACAGAACTGAATAACCATTTAGATAATTTCCAGTTTGGACTCCGTGGTTGTCTAAGGTCATATACTTGGAAACGGTAGAGGCAGGACTGGAATCCAGGAATTCTGACTTCCATGTTTGTTCTCTCAGAACACAGTGGTCTGAAAAACTGGACTTCCTGgtcatgaaaaaattttttttactatacTAAGATAGATTCCTGCCAGGATAAGAAAAaaccaatcatcttttttttttttaatagtaactGGCactgtttattgagtacttattatgtgCTAAGCtttataccacatctcctttaatcctcacaagaactctGAGGAAGGCACTGTTAGCAAACCCCATCTTATAGATAAGGATCGGGTTTAGAGCATGTTTGttctcaggtcacacagcaagtgatgAAACCAAGATTGAAGCCCCAGAAATCTGACCCGAGAGCCCATGCTATTTACCACTCATTATACTACCTCTTTTTCTTGGCCGAGGTGTTCAGTGGGCTGTGAATTCATCTTTGTGATTGAGCTAAACATTAACCAAACAAGAGAAGAACCCAGAATTACAGGTAAGAGTTTGCCTTTTTGCCTTATATTCTACTAGCTAACTGAAATTGgtgtatatgaatatgtatacacacatatcccTATTGGGGATAGAGTTCAGCTGGATTATATCAAATGAAATTTTGGAGAACTGAATTTGGAATCCTAAAaattgggttcaaatctcagcttttaTGTGCTTTGACATTCTATGTCAACTTAGATAGGTGATAACCAAGTTCCCTCGCctacaaaatggagatgataatccCTGCCCTGCCTACCACGCAGGGTTTTCAGAGGTTAAGAGAATGCATGTGACCACAATTCCTCAACAGGAATGACATATGAAAATAAGTGAATGCTACGAAATGATCCGGTAATAACTTCTCTCAGCATTTATCAAGCAAACCAGTCACCCTTTAAGAAAGTCTCCTTTAAATCCTACCTCCTTAAATTTCCACTAAACCTCAATGCACATCAGTTACCTTGTTTGTCATATGAAAATAAACTCTACCCATTTCATGGAATTATTGGGATTCTCATAGCATTTTGACTATACAGTAAATACAGCTATTATTATTGGTGATTAAACAGATGTAAAATCCTAAATGTTTCTCATAATCCCAATGATACTCCTACTCCCAAAAAGAGCCCTTGTATATTTATAGAGCCCTATCTTGTCAAACCaagtaaataatgaaaacatcGCGATGACCACATGAATGTACATGCCTCCTCATCAGTTACAGAGCAGTGGCACCGTGAGAACAGAAAGGCCAAACCCAAGATCCCAGTTATACTCCTATTAAAGGTACCCcacatggtgtctggcacatagaagacACTCAAAGATGAATAAGTGATTCAACAAATTTGGGGGTAATGCTGCCTTCTCAGGTTATGAACCTGTTTGTTTCATCTATTTTAAGACAAGCCAAAGACCATTGTGAGAAAGAGCATTTTTATGCTCAAAATCTAATTGGTAGAAGTTTTTAAGGATAGCCTAGTTTCAACCAAGAGAGACAAGGGTTCACCCTTGCTCATCTGATGGTCTTAAAACTGAGTGGCAGCAATATGGGAGAGAACTAATCATATTTCAATTTGTAACTATTTAAATTTCTCTGTAACAAAAAGAGTATAACCTGAATTGACCGAACACTTTGTTTCCATAAGGCATATACTCCTACTCCcaacaaaatcaaaaagaaaatcccCAGGACAACTTGCAGAGCCGGAGCAAGATTATCTAGTGGCCCCAAATTTGTTTGCTGAGGCACACTAGTCTCTCCCAGAAGAGTTGCTTGTAGCCAATTCCATATTGAGCTCAGAGAGAGATAATCCGTGATGGTGTTCCAGATAGAAGATGAAGATGTTGACATTTCAGTAAGACAGCAGCTCCAGGAACTACATGtgcagaggcttcaggaacctAGATATGAGCTAGGGAGAGTAGCCTGGGAGCCGGGGTGTTCTGGAGTCATTGTGAGCTGTGCTCTGTGATGTCACTGTTCCAAAGGTCAGCTTGCTTCCCACTCACCCAGTGAAACTTCCCACTCAAAACCAACCAGGCACTGGCCTGGGTTTGCACTTCAGTCACATTGCTTTCTCTGATCTTTCGCAAGTCCTAGCTCTAGCACAgtactgtccaacagaactttctgcaatgatggaaatgttctgtgtctgcTCTGTCCAACTGTGGTAGCTACTAGTCACTTGAAATGTGGATGTGtggctgaggaactgaattttacatttaatttaattttaattcaattgaagtagcctcatgtggctagtggctaccctCCTGGAGAGTGaaattatagaacatttccaacaATCCATGGAATGGACAGTTATTATTTTCACATGACgaatgagaaagctgaggttcGGTGGAGATTTGAGGAGATGCGCTTAAAGAGGGCTTTCCTAAAGAGTGAATAGTTTACCCGGGAAATGTGGAGGGAGGCTATTAATGGATCATTTTGTAGTATTCCCCTCTTTCATATGTCACTATTGTTTAGAAAGTGTGATTTGGGAAGGCTTTTAACAtatttgagcctcattttcctcatctttttatAGATGGGGATTCCACCTCCTTCACAAGGTTTATATTAGGAACAAATGGTATAATTTTCTAAGCACTTTGTGAACACTAGCTATCTGCACCATAACCTATGTGATATGTTATCAAATCAATTATTTACTGACTAGTACGTATTTACTCagcaaggaaaatataaaatgtatgatGTGTTCCCCAAAAGCTTAATGAAAAAAACATAGTTCACACACCAGTGTATAATCTAAATTGTAAGATCCACTACAAGGACAGCAAGAATTCAGAGGAGGGTTTGCACCGAGAGGAGGGGTACaataaggaaggagagaaaggccCAGTTATGACAAGtagttttcagaaaaatattgtcTGATGCTATTCCAACTTGGTCCTTCTGGTTGACTGAGACAGAGAACATGAATTTGGGAAGCCTGGGGGAGAAGAAATTACAGTTTTGTTCTTGCAAAAGGAGGAGGTATGGCAAGTCATTTGATGTATTAGAGACACATCCAGAAAATGGAGTCCAGAATGCTGTTGGAAATATATAGTACTTACGTCAGGGTGAAATGACCTCCTGATTTAGGAGTGACTGCTACTGATGTTAAACCCACAGTCTGCTAGTGACTGACCAGAGCCAGAATCCTCTCTAGCAAGGAATAAAAGTTATTCAGAAAAGACTTGGGACTGTAACAGATTAAACGTAGGTCAGAAACCATTAAAGAATGGTAACCAGAAACTTTTTCGAGAAAGATAGGGTTGTGAGAACTGAATCACTACCCAACTCCCTACACTAGATTAGATCCTGGTTACATGGCACCTTAGACTTCACTTTCAAAGCTCTTAAAACTATTAGTTACTTGtgcaattttgttttaatatgtcTTCTCTATTGTAAACTCAAGGAAGACAGGGACTATGTCCATTTGACTCCTGTATCcccaatgcttggcacatagcaggtgttaaaaaaagaatatataatatatatatatatatatatatatatacacacacacacatattgtgcatgtgtgtgaggaagattgtcactgagctaacatctgtaccaacctccattttgtatgtgggacaccgccacattatggcttcatgagtggtgtgtaggtctgtgcctggatccgaacctgtgaaccccaggcgaCCAAAGctgagcacgtaaacttaaccactacaccgccagGCCAGTTCCtaacatatttttaagtgaatgcAAAGTCCCTTAGAATTCCAAATATCTTTATAGCCTTAACTGTTTATTCGCCAAGTGCCTATTACCATATTTGTGTACTTGTTTATATAGAAGCTTTATAGAGTAGGTGTTAAGAGGATAGGCCTTTGGGAGTACAAtggatctgggttcaaattttgGCTATTTGACTATTCACTAACCTTGTtaccttggccaagttacttaacctgaggttcaatatcttcatttgtaaagtgggagTAATTCCTACTTTGTAGAGCTGTAATGAGAATTTGATAATTTGTGTAAAAGGACCATACTATATAAATAGATAAGGGCAACTATTATTTGTGGTGACATTTATAACCAAATACAAGGTATTGTAAATCTCAGTAGTATAAGGTGCTTCAAAAAGAATCTAGTTCGAAAAACCCATTTATTGTTTGACCCCCTCTTGGACACCTGAATACCTCCAGTGATGAATTTCTTACTAGGGAAGGTATCTCAGCTCACCTTTAAATAGTGTCAtcctccatctatccatccagccAGGCATCACTCAGTCACCTCCACTCAGTAATCTTCCACATCATGTCCTATTTGGACTTTTTGATTTATGCACTGCAATTCATGACTTATGCAACACCTACTTTCAAGACTTCAGTAggggagccggccccgtggctaagtggttaagtttgtgcactcctcttcaatggcctggggcttcgctggttcaaatcctgggtgcggacatggcactgctcgtcaggccatgctgaggtggcatcccacatgccacaactagaaggactacaactaaaatatacaactatgtactggggggatttggggagaaaaaacagaaaaaaaaaaaaaaaaaagattggcagcagttcttagctcaggtgccactctttaaattgaaaaaaaaagccttcaatAGGTTCTTCATTGCCTTTTCAACAAAACCCACAATCTAAAACATGGTTACAAGGCACTAAAATACCTGGTTCTTGCTTATCTATCCaaccttctctcctttccttttcccatttatTCTCTCAACTGTAGCCATACTAGACTCGTCAATGTCACTAACACACCAAGCTGTTGCACCTCAAGGCCTTGGCACATAATTAGATTATCCTCTCTGTCTAATTCCTGTTGATTCTTCAGGTTTCAGTTTAAGCACTGCTTCCTTAAGGAAGTTTTTCCAGtctgagctttttatttttttgagaaagattagccctgagctaacatctgccaccaatcctcctctttttgctgaagaagactggccctgagctaacatctgtgcccatcttcctctactttgtatatgggacgcctaccacagcatggcttgccaagcggggccatgtccacacccaggatccaaatcggcgaaccctgggccactgaagcagaacgtgtgaactaactgctgcaccaccgggccagccccggtcTGAGCTTCTTTTGCAGGACTCTGATTTAActaatcattttcattttcctcactaGACTCTAATCTCCGTAACGCAGGAAACTTACTTTGTGACGTTCGACACTCTCATCCCCAGGAGCTAGCAGATGGTatgtactcagtaaatatttggctATAGCTTTCCTGTGcctcctgtcttcctttccagGCTAAACCTGCCAAATACAGGTTGACAGGTTTTTAAATCTCCTGACTATCCTGGTTACCTTCCTCAAAGTGGGCCAGACCTCCAACTGCAGTCTGTCATAGAATCTACCCCTGCAGGTGTAGACCAAGCAGGTCAGAGTAGAGTGGGCCACTCTTTCTAATCTCAGCTTTGTCATAGGAGGCTTTGCCCCTGAATTAGTATAAAGCCAGGAGGCATCACAGTCTCCTGTGGGGTGGAGAGGGGACTGGGCAAGTTTTCTGACTTTTAGAAGGttcttacagaaagaaaaacgGACTTCTTCATAGGTCACATGTTATTCACAGAAACAACATGCAGCagttttccatctctttctcaAACGAGGAAACGTCAACACTGGTTGTACGGCTGGAGTTGGATCTGCATGACCTGGCTTTTACCTACGCTTTGAACTTTATTTCCCACTATTCACTTTCACAAACAACAGAGTTTAATGACAGAACTGTGGTATTTTTggcactttatttttttgaggaagattagccctgagctaacatctgctgccaatcctcctctttttgctgaggacgactgcccctgagctaacagccgtgcccaccttcctctactttatacgtgggacactgccacagcatggcttgatgagcagtgtgtaggtccacacccaggatctgaacctgtaaaccccaggctgccgaaacagTGCACGAGAAGTTAACCACTAAGACACCACGCCAGCCCCCTTTTGGTACTTAAAATACCACCTGCAACTTTCCATTTCCCTTCCTTCACCTTAAGTTCCCCTCCCTAATATTTTCCCAGTCAGTGGAGATTGGCAGCTAGGCGCCCCCTCTTCCTAGCTTTTATCAGCTTGGCAAGACACTTCATCTCTATCTTAAGTTTTCAATCTGTCAAATAAGGATACTATCAGTACCTACTTCATGGAGTTATGAAAATTCAATAAGATAATTTTATGTACAGAGCTAAAAAAAGTGTGATTATCCTGAATTCTCACAGCACTTCCCACTTCGTGTTCTAGGTCACTGCTGATAGAACGTTTCTGCGTCTGTGAATCATCTGGAGATCTAAGATGCAGATGCTGGTCCAGAGGGTTTGGAGTGGAGCCTGACATTCTACACTTGTGACAGGCTCCTAGGTGATGCCTGTGCTGCTGGCCCACTGCCACACTTTAACAATGTTTAAGCTACTCTAGCCCTCACATTAAAAGTCCACAATGGCAGACACTTCAACAAGTTTACTTTGGTATTTTTACCTCCCAAAGCATCTGGAACTGTCTTTGAGTATGCATGTACTGAAATGTATGGTTAACGACTAACTCTGTCATCCAGTGACTATGTCCTTGGCAGTGCAGCTCAGAAATAGGCAGCCTGGGACTGACAGAGGATAGGTTGGGGACGGAATCCCCAGGAAGGCTAATCAAAAACTTTCCTCTCCATCATTCCCCACCATCTTTCACACATGTGCTCATGAACATGGGGAAACAGTGAAGCAAGAGAATTGTGGGTAAAAGGGAAAAATGAGTGTCAGCCACTCTCGATTTCCACCTATCATTTTAAGGGGCATTCTTGAATTCAAAAACTCTTTGAAATAAAGTCAGTGCCTCCAGTCTGTGCCAGGGTTGGGACAAATCCCAGAAACATCAAGTAAAAATGAGCGTactaaaaacttcaaaaataaccCTTTGACCTTCTGTATTATCACATAACCACACATGCTAGTTTTAACATAAAACACTGTCTTCAGTAAAGATCAAAGGAACCAAGCTTCTCCAATCAGAATCAAAAAATGATCTTAGGATCAACTATTTAGGCTTAATTGAAGCAAACTTTCAATTGGGTTCTAAAAATTAGGGTCTGGTTCCACTGGTCCTTCCAGGGGGTTAGGAGTTaggagtggctgaatggatataGTTCAGTCTTAAGCAAACTACAgttttctcttgttctgggcTAAAAATCTCTAGTAGGAGGAACTTAAAAAATGAGGGCACTAGTTGTTTCTCATGTTCAGATTACAGAAAAGGACCTTTCAAGATGATCACCTatacctccttttttttttttaaggaacattagtcctgagctaactgctgccaatcctcctctttttgctgaggaagactggccctgagctaacatccgtgcccatcttcctctactttctatgtgggacgcctaccacagcatggcttgccaagcggtgccatgtccgcaccagcgatccgaactggccaaccccgggccactgaagcagaacgtgcgtacttaacccctgcgccattGGGCCGGGCCCCtcattttttaagtgaggaaactgaagctcacagaAGAAATTAGCTCGAGGTCCCAAGAAGTCAGTAGTGGTCTCAGCCTCTAACACATTCCACTGTTTCTGCCACTTTTTCTTTCAACAGATTCTTATGTAAGACTCTTCTGTTACCTACTGAAATCTGAGCCAAAAAACAACTTGTGGATGGGGGGTGCTTTAGACTCTTAGGGTGAGGAGTTGGCAGAGTGAAAGTTCTGAAGAGCTaacaaaacaaggaaacaagGTGTAAGGGTCAGAGAAAAGGTCTTAAAATCCTAACCGCAGGCTCAAGAAAGGGACGTTATGAGTATCTTGAGTCATTTCATTGCTAGCTAATGAAAGTGGCTGAAAACTTcaaaaggaacagagaataaaGCTGCTGTATTTACATTGCCTTCCTTATCATTAGacctggatgtaccacagtccACTGAAACTCAACACATCCAAAAACCAAACTCAACTTGGCTTTCCACCCTCTTCCCAAAAACCCATTCCTTCCTCTTGTAATTCCACAACTGGTTGCATCACTATGAATCTTTTAAGTTTTCCTCAAAACGTATTTTTTTCACCAAAGGCTCAACAATCCTCTTTAAACTTGTCAATTtcatctcctcttccctctgctgcaACTGTCGGTACAGACTCTCACCAAGTTTGCCTCAGTTACTTCAACAGTCCTTATCTACTGTTTCCATCCTCTGCCCCTCAAATCACTCATTTCAAGTGATCTATACATTATcgttattttgtttaaaatcctTCAAAGGCTCTCAGCTGCCTATGGACTCAGTTCCGAACTCCTCAGTGTTCACGGTTTGGTTCCTGCCTACCCATTTCTACAATAACCCCATCCACCCCAGAGCCCTCCTTTTACTGCCAGCCTAATAAATTATTTGTAGGTCTCTGAAACATGACTTCGAACATCTGAATTTGCTATGCCCTTCACATTCTGCTTGGCATACCTTCTCCTTTCTACCTGGACAATTCCTGGACATCCTCTTTTGAGAGCTAGCATGACTCCTAGAGCTAATTACTCAATCTTAGAATTTTCTTTCCACAAAAATTTCAAGACAACAGTTACTCAAAAAGAAGCTTGATCTGAATGGTTTGGTTagtaagaaatgaaaaactactGGGATAAAATATAAGTGCACATTCCAGAAAATACAAGTGCAATTCCACTTTATGGGTGGCATGAAAACTCATTATGAGTAAACAAGAAATGGGTGAAAAATTGTAATTTATTGAAACTCAACTCAAAAAATATAAGATGCTGTAGTGTACAATATATTACACAAAGCACCCTCAGGTGCACATTCAAGTCAAGTAAGAACTCCGTATCCCTTTCCCTAGCCCTCCCACCCTGGGATCTTAGTATTTGTTCCATATACAATCATGCACACTTAATTTGAAAAAGGAAGCCCCAATATATTTTGATGTATTAATTAGCACCAAACAAGAGTAcagttccattttttttaataaacaaaaaacccaatcaaTAAACCAACTGGAGAGCTAATGGACTCAGCCAATACTGCTGACATAGA
The genomic region above belongs to Equus caballus isolate H_3958 breed thoroughbred chromosome 2, TB-T2T, whole genome shotgun sequence and contains:
- the TMCO2 gene encoding transmembrane and coiled-coil domain-containing protein 2, whose protein sequence is MSTSSSSIWNTITDYLSLSSIWNWLQATLLGETSVPQQTNLGPLDNLAPALQVVLGIFFLILLGVGVYALWKQSVRSIQRILLFVITLYKLYKKGSDFFQAFLVNPEGTVLPSQDNKLFLSLGLQEKILKKLQMVETKVKDLEGMISSQIPSVKRDCSSEPYCSCSDCQSPLPTSGFTSTSEM